One segment of Anastrepha obliqua isolate idAnaObli1 chromosome 3, idAnaObli1_1.0, whole genome shotgun sequence DNA contains the following:
- the LOC129241821 gene encoding uncharacterized protein LOC129241821 codes for MTLKDLEIVVSDLGVCDGSSGKMMSRTFRYFKLMYIVAGILMSNEKVCQSVDQMQITPRVEVKKILKPQKVYKGVENVSRNWFRSSYCFIVSRIKRRVSPLLSIFNIWTIPKYLVDCSTNYINKQFIGNDCDMIYNK; via the exons ATGACTTTAAAGGATTTAGAAATAGTAGTGAGCGATCTAGGGGTGTGTGACGGCTCATCCGGCAAAATGATGTCCAGAACTTTTAG ATACTTCAAACTGATGTATATTGTGGCGGGTATTTTAATGAGTAACGAAAAAGTTTGCCAATCTGTCGACCAAATGCAAATCACGCCTCGTGTCGAAGTGAAGAAGATTCTCAAGCCACAGAAAGTATATAAGGGAGTCGAAAATGTATCCAGAAATTGGTTCCGTAGTTCCTATTGTTTCATAGTGAGCCGAATTAAACGGCGAGTTTCGCCATTATTAAGCATCTTCAACATATGGACCATACCCAAATACTTGGTGGACTGCTCGACAAATTACATCAACAAACAATTCATTGGCAACGATTGTGATatgatttataataaataa